From Cyprinus carpio isolate SPL01 chromosome A7, ASM1834038v1, whole genome shotgun sequence, a single genomic window includes:
- the LOC109054313 gene encoding uncharacterized protein LOC109054313 — translation MSITKPKLPPRRSTLINKGPPQQSRLHTERTNLDDNGNVRKWTYGEKDDSKPNKIVLLVGETGAGKTTLINSMVNYLLGVKFEEEKWYEITEEAAGDQSESQTSEITMYEVFSMKSPISLTIIDTPGYGDTRGLDKDLEVAENLSALFQRKDGVCEVDAVCFVIQASKNRLSDRQHYIISSILSLFGKDVVNNIVFLITHSDGLPPHNVLSGIKKASIPCRRDKNDQPVYFLFNNRQTEGRHTKERHIRAQRDAWEDSVEGMKQFFQSLNEMNRRSLKLTSDVLMERIQFEASICNLQLRIQEKELKKSEKLQIEAAMRQNKEKIDKCENFTITVKKIIKEKVPIESKSWKNRKATTCTICEENCHEFDCWWVSDPSKCEVMKKGYCTVCTGKCHHSKHLKENKKYVIRISNVMMEFDSIKKEYEKAQEESKIYSSLMQHLDKDLKEIENQKSSLLSEAYQAIKNLSQIALKPDSAFTLQHLDFFIPRVREAGKETWVRELEEMRRKAVADEANKNALSYLKAGLANLFMNGK, via the coding sequence AAAGCCAAAGCTTCCACCACGCAGATCAACTCTGATAAACAAAGGTCCTCCACAACAATCCCGTCTACATACAGAAAGGACAAATCTTGATGACAATGGAAATGTCCGAAAATGGACTTATGGAGAAAAAGATGACAGTAAACCAAACAAAATTGTTCTCCTGGTGGGAGAGACCGGCGCTGGTAAGACGACTCTCATCAACAGCATGGTCAACTACTTACTGGGAGTGAAGTTTGAGGAAGAAAAGTGGTATGAAATTACAGAAGAAGCAGCCGGAGATCAATCAGAATCGCAAACCTCTGAAATCACCATGTATGAGGTCTTTTCTATGAAAAGTCCCATATCTCTCACCATCATTGATACTCCAGGCTACGGGGACACTAGAGGACTGGACAAAGATCTGGAAGTTGCTGAGAATTTATCTGCATTGTTCCAAAGAAAAGATGGAGTTTGTGAAGttgacgctgtgtgttttgtgattcAAGCATCAAAGAATCGTCTCTCAGACAGACAGCATTACATTATCAGTTCAATTCTGTCTTTGTTTGGAAAAGACGTTGTGAACAACATTGTGTTCCTAATCACACACTCTGATGGTCTGCCACCCCATAATGTCCTTTCTGGCATCAAAAAAGCTAGTATCCCCTGCAGACGAGACAAAAATGACCAAcctgtttatttcttattcaacAACAGACAGACTGAAGGCCGTCACACTAAAGAACGTCACATTCGTGCTCAAAGAGACGCCTGGGAAGACAGTGTGGAAGGCATGAAGCAATTCTTTCAGTCTCTGAATGAAATGAACAGAAGAAGTTTAAAGTTGACTTCAGATGTCTTGATGGAGCGAATTCAGTTTGAAGCATCCATCTGCAACTTACAGCTGCGAATTCAAGAGAAGGAGCTGAAAAAGTCTGAAAAACTTCAGATTGAGGCAGCAATGAGACAAAACAAGGAAAAGATTGATAAGTGTGAAAACTTCACCATTACAGTAAAAAAGATCATCAAAGAGAAGGTGCCCATCGAGAGCAAGTCATGGAAGAACAGGAAGGCGACAACCTGCACCATCTGTGAGGAAAACTGTCATGAGTTTGACTGCTGGTGGGTTTCTGATCCCAGCAAATGTGAAGTTATGAAAAAAGGCTACTGCACCGTGTGCACAGGGAAGTGTCATCACAGCAAACACctcaaagaaaacaagaaatacGTCATCAGAATTTCAAACGTCATGATGGAGTTTGACTCCATAAAAAAGGAATATGAAAAAGCCCAAGAAGAGTCCAAAATATATTCATCTTTAATGCAACATCTTGACAAAGATTTGAAGGAGATTGAAAACCAAAAGTCAAGTCTTCTGTCCGAAGCTTACCAGGCCATCAAGAATCTGTCTCAGATCGCATTAAAACCAGACTCTGCCTTCACTCTTCAGCATCTGGACTTCTTCATCCCCAGAGTGAGGGAGGCTGGGAAAGAAACCTGGGTGCGAGAGTTGGAGGAAATGAGGAGAAAAGCTGTAGCTGATGAAGCCAATAAAAACGCTCTGAGTTATCTGAAAGCTGGCCTGGCAAATCTTTTCATGAATGGGAAATGA